Proteins from a genomic interval of Staphylococcus debuckii:
- a CDS encoding MTH1187 family thiamine-binding protein, whose product MAIVDVVVIPVGTEGPSVSKYIAEIQTKLKEFKEQGLIDYQLTPMNTLIEGDLEDLFKVVQAIHELPFDKGLERVCTNIRIDDRRDKSRKMNDKLVSVQKQLDKMSGDQ is encoded by the coding sequence ATGGCAATAGTAGATGTAGTAGTGATTCCTGTTGGAACAGAAGGACCTAGCGTCAGTAAATATATCGCTGAGATTCAAACTAAGCTAAAAGAATTTAAGGAACAAGGCTTGATTGATTATCAATTAACACCAATGAATACGTTAATTGAAGGTGATTTAGAAGATTTATTTAAAGTTGTTCAAGCTATTCATGAATTACCTTTTGATAAAGGATTAGAAAGGGTATGTACTAATATAAGAATAGATGACCGTCGTGATAAATCTCGCAAAATGAACGACAAATTGGTATCTGTTCAAAAACAATTAGACAAAATGAGTGGTGATCAATAA
- a CDS encoding ROK family glucokinase: protein MKNLILAADVGGTTCKLGIFDKHLDRLAKWSIQTDISDPTGVVLLKSVYSAFVQKLTELNLKLEDVIGLGMGVPGPVDFETGVVHGAVNLNWPGDVNIREIFSQYVSFPVFVDNDANAAALGEKHKGAGHDADDVVAITLGTGVGGGIISNGKLVHGHNGSGAEIGHFRVDFDQRFACNCGKYGCLETVASATGVVNLVKFYHPKLTIKSSILELIKEDRVTAKDVFDASKKGDLFCLFITERVANYIAYACSIISVMSNPKYIILGGGMSEAGDILIENIKTEYRNLTFTPAQNGTEIVKAQLGNDAGIAGAAGLIKTYVIDEERVE, encoded by the coding sequence ATGAAAAATTTAATATTGGCAGCTGATGTTGGCGGTACAACATGTAAGTTAGGTATTTTTGATAAACATCTAGATAGACTGGCGAAGTGGTCAATACAAACAGATATTAGTGACCCAACAGGAGTAGTTTTGCTTAAATCGGTCTATAGTGCTTTTGTACAAAAATTGACTGAACTCAATCTTAAATTAGAAGATGTAATAGGATTAGGCATGGGCGTCCCTGGACCTGTTGATTTTGAAACGGGAGTAGTTCATGGGGCAGTCAACCTAAACTGGCCTGGCGATGTGAATATTAGAGAAATTTTTTCTCAATATGTCAGCTTTCCAGTATTTGTAGATAATGATGCTAATGCAGCAGCTTTAGGTGAAAAACACAAAGGCGCAGGTCATGACGCGGATGATGTTGTAGCTATAACTTTAGGTACAGGAGTAGGCGGCGGCATTATTTCTAATGGTAAACTTGTCCATGGCCATAATGGTTCTGGTGCAGAAATCGGTCATTTCAGAGTAGATTTCGATCAAAGATTTGCCTGTAATTGCGGAAAATACGGTTGTTTAGAAACAGTTGCTTCAGCCACTGGTGTAGTTAATTTGGTCAAATTTTACCATCCTAAATTAACAATTAAATCTTCTATTTTAGAACTTATTAAAGAAGATCGTGTAACTGCAAAAGATGTTTTTGACGCTTCTAAAAAAGGAGATTTATTCTGTTTGTTCATAACAGAAAGAGTGGCCAACTATATTGCATATGCTTGCAGTATTATCAGTGTAATGAGTAATCCGAAATATATTATTTTGGGTGGCGGCATGTCTGAAGCAGGCGATATTTTAATAGAGAATATTAAAACAGAGTATCGTAATTTGACATTTACTCCAGCTCAAAACGGAACTGAAATAGTTAAAGCTCAACTAGGCAACGATGCAGGTATTGCAGGTGCAGCTGGTTTAATTAAAACTTATGTTATAGATGAGGAGAGAGTTGAATAA
- a CDS encoding YqgQ family protein, whose protein sequence is MNQQINSFYDVQQLLKQFGFIIYFKDKQDMLEMMEQEIRELHEYQLISKDTFIKCILIINQRRMSK, encoded by the coding sequence ATGAATCAACAGATAAATAGTTTTTATGATGTGCAGCAATTATTAAAGCAATTCGGTTTTATTATCTATTTTAAGGATAAGCAAGATATGCTAGAAATGATGGAACAAGAGATTAGGGAGCTTCATGAATATCAACTCATTTCCAAAGACACATTTATTAAGTGTATTCTAATTATCAATCAAAGAAGGATGAGTAAGTAA
- a CDS encoding rhomboid family protein codes for MRIEKQFWKLIYYWIRYLNYEIAYRNKEDSEIWLSNKRKHKIVIFKTDVNSSQEIRFDKSRVQEHEKEISEFTGFKIKEVDFYYLTEKIFTYENLNEVHPIKMKFNVIRNMKDLNKIFPNPLLIRLYSQNNDKTSLYYKKRVQSNNPLEKYMMKFAPVTYGLIALNVIIWLYMFLILNIFSDNRMIDVGGLVHFNVVHGEWYRLITSMFLHFNFEHILMNMLSLFIFGKLVEAIVGHWRMLGIYLISGIFGNLVSLAIDSASISVGASGAIFGLIGSLFAMMFIGKQYDRKTLFQLIGVLLLLTLVSLFISNVNIFAHIGGFIGGILITFIGYYYKVNRKYFWISLGIMVLLTILLLIRTLTIKEDNIYDKLIRDEMNEGNYNKASQLVEHTINKGYEDDETYYLSGLIKATKDSKAEGISTWERGLKYYPESGILNYELAIANRSLGDKKSALKYIKIAYSNHPHNEKYKYLKEELANDNESTDK; via the coding sequence ATGAGAATAGAAAAACAATTTTGGAAATTAATTTATTATTGGATTCGATATTTGAACTACGAAATTGCATACAGAAATAAGGAAGACTCAGAAATATGGTTAAGCAATAAAAGAAAACATAAAATTGTTATTTTTAAAACAGATGTCAATAGTTCTCAAGAAATTCGTTTTGATAAGAGTCGTGTCCAAGAGCACGAAAAAGAAATATCAGAATTTACGGGTTTTAAAATCAAAGAGGTTGATTTTTACTATTTGACTGAAAAGATTTTTACATATGAAAATCTTAACGAAGTACATCCGATTAAAATGAAGTTCAATGTGATTAGAAATATGAAAGATTTAAACAAGATATTTCCCAATCCTCTTCTTATTCGTCTTTACTCACAAAATAACGATAAAACTTCACTTTATTATAAAAAAAGAGTACAAAGTAATAATCCATTAGAAAAATACATGATGAAATTTGCTCCTGTAACATACGGATTAATTGCTTTAAATGTGATAATTTGGCTTTATATGTTTCTAATCCTCAATATATTCTCGGATAACCGGATGATTGATGTAGGCGGATTAGTTCATTTTAATGTGGTGCACGGTGAATGGTACAGATTAATTACTTCGATGTTTCTACACTTTAATTTTGAACATATACTGATGAATATGCTCTCATTATTTATTTTTGGTAAGCTTGTAGAAGCAATCGTTGGTCATTGGCGAATGCTGGGCATCTATTTGATTTCGGGAATATTTGGAAACCTTGTTTCACTTGCTATAGATAGCGCTTCTATCTCAGTTGGTGCGAGCGGCGCAATCTTCGGTTTGATTGGTTCACTATTTGCTATGATGTTCATCGGCAAACAATACGATCGTAAAACATTATTTCAACTGATTGGTGTGCTTTTGCTTTTGACACTAGTTTCGTTATTTATTTCTAATGTGAATATCTTCGCCCATATCGGCGGTTTTATCGGTGGAATCTTAATTACATTTATAGGTTATTATTATAAAGTGAATCGCAAATATTTTTGGATCTCACTCGGGATAATGGTGTTATTGACAATTCTCCTACTTATAAGAACTTTAACTATCAAAGAAGATAATATTTATGATAAGTTAATAAGAGATGAAATGAATGAAGGGAATTATAATAAAGCATCGCAACTTGTAGAACACACTATAAATAAAGGTTATGAAGATGATGAGACATATTATTTAAGCGGCCTGATTAAAGCAACTAAAGATTCTAAAGCAGAAGGCATTTCCACATGGGAACGCGGACTTAAATATTATCCTGAATCTGGAATTTTGAATTATGAATTAGCAATTGCAAATCGTTCATTAGGCGATAAAAAATCTGCTTTGAAGTATATTAAAATCGCTTATAGCAATCATCCACATAATGAAAAATATAAATATCTTAAAGAAGAGTTGGCGAATGACAATGAATCAACAGATAAATAG
- a CDS encoding 5-formyltetrahydrofolate cyclo-ligase yields the protein MKKSDFRKETLKHMKNIDKSVKDKADQWLAEQLFSTEEYKNAQKIGIVLAMDHEVNTYPIIKEIIKQNKQAFVPATEYSTKKMTFQRLTDLSTLAVDEKGIKYVNAPTEKTDQLDLIIVPGVVFNNYGYRIGYGGGYFDKFLSQHSAATISLIYDIQVNNDFTTESHDEKVERLIIAKTK from the coding sequence ATGAAGAAGTCTGATTTTCGAAAAGAAACCTTGAAACACATGAAAAATATAGATAAGAGTGTAAAAGATAAAGCCGATCAGTGGCTGGCTGAACAACTCTTTTCGACAGAAGAGTATAAAAATGCTCAAAAAATAGGTATTGTCTTAGCAATGGATCACGAAGTGAATACTTATCCAATTATTAAAGAAATTATTAAACAAAATAAACAAGCTTTCGTTCCTGCTACTGAATACTCTACTAAGAAAATGACTTTTCAGCGTCTAACAGATTTATCAACATTAGCAGTAGATGAAAAAGGTATTAAATATGTGAATGCACCCACTGAAAAAACAGATCAATTAGATCTAATAATAGTACCAGGTGTAGTTTTTAATAATTATGGTTACCGAATTGGTTATGGCGGCGGCTATTTTGATAAATTTTTAAGTCAACATAGCGCAGCTACTATTAGCTTGATTTATGATATTCAAGTGAATAATGATTTCACTACTGAAAGTCATGATGAAAAAGTTGAACGCTTAATTATCGCTAAAACAAAGTAA
- a CDS encoding peptidoglycan D,D-transpeptidase FtsI family protein — protein MLKRLKEKSNDEKTRSLMDKRISFFFGLVVIVFVIIVLRLGYLQIAQGSHYKQLIKNDENITVNESVPRGRILDRNGKILVDNASKKSITYTRGRKTSQKEILDTAKRLSKLIKMDTDHITKRDEQDFWIQLHPNKAANMMKKEEKMLNDGDISQEQYDEELHNKIKEKQLKQLTKKDLQVLAIYREMMAGSTLNPQTIKNKGVTEKEYAAVSQQLSKLPGINTSMDWDRKYPYGDLLRGLFGDVSTTEEGIPKELTDYYLSKGYSRNDRVGKSYLEYQYESILRGKKKEMKYTTDKSGAITNTEVINPGSRGDDLVLSIDVDLQKKVEDALEKQINKLRSEGAKNMDTAMIVVQDPKNGDVLAMAGKKIKPNGEMTDYDIGNFTSQYTVGSSVKGGTLLAGYQNGAIHVGEEMVDEPLHFQGGLTKRSYFNQDGKVRINDKEALMHSSNVYMFKTALKLAKDPYHYNMPLPNNIADAGQKLRKGLNQVGLGVKTGIDLPNEVAGQIEKLDTNSGNYLDLAIGQYDTYSPLQLSQYVSTIANNGYRIQPHVGLEIRKATNKDNLGPVKHKIKGNVLNRVNNTPDQIKEVQGGFDMAFNKVPGTGYQSFHNTVVPSAGKTGTAEVFQNGEPRVNSTYIGYAPKDDPQLSFSIVYTNQPVPEPWLQGGDLGRDVINYYFKDKK, from the coding sequence TTGTTAAAAAGGTTAAAAGAAAAATCAAACGATGAAAAAACTAGAAGTCTGATGGATAAAAGAATCAGTTTCTTCTTTGGTCTAGTTGTCATAGTATTTGTAATCATTGTTTTACGGTTAGGTTACTTACAAATTGCACAAGGTTCTCATTATAAGCAACTCATTAAAAATGATGAAAATATTACTGTCAATGAATCAGTACCAAGAGGAAGAATTCTGGATAGAAATGGTAAAATTTTGGTTGATAATGCTTCTAAAAAGTCTATTACATATACAAGAGGCCGCAAAACTTCACAGAAAGAAATCTTAGATACAGCAAAACGTTTATCAAAACTTATCAAAATGGATACTGATCATATAACTAAGCGAGATGAACAAGATTTTTGGATTCAATTACATCCTAATAAAGCAGCAAATATGATGAAAAAAGAAGAAAAAATGTTAAATGATGGTGATATTTCTCAAGAACAGTATGACGAAGAACTACACAACAAGATTAAAGAAAAACAACTTAAACAATTAACTAAAAAAGATTTGCAAGTATTAGCAATCTACAGAGAAATGATGGCCGGTTCAACATTAAACCCGCAAACTATTAAAAACAAAGGTGTAACTGAAAAAGAATATGCTGCAGTTTCTCAACAATTATCAAAATTACCAGGTATTAATACATCTATGGATTGGGATCGAAAATATCCATATGGTGATTTGTTAAGAGGATTATTCGGTGATGTATCCACAACCGAAGAAGGAATTCCTAAAGAATTAACTGATTACTATTTATCAAAAGGCTATTCAAGAAACGACCGCGTAGGAAAATCTTACCTCGAATATCAATATGAGAGCATATTACGAGGAAAGAAAAAAGAAATGAAATATACAACAGATAAATCAGGCGCAATTACAAATACAGAAGTTATAAACCCTGGTTCCCGTGGTGATGACTTAGTATTATCAATTGATGTTGATTTACAGAAAAAAGTTGAAGATGCACTAGAAAAACAAATTAATAAATTACGTAGCGAAGGCGCTAAAAATATGGATACAGCTATGATTGTAGTTCAAGATCCGAAGAATGGCGATGTACTTGCTATGGCAGGTAAAAAGATTAAGCCAAACGGTGAAATGACTGATTATGATATTGGTAACTTCACATCCCAATATACAGTGGGTTCATCTGTAAAAGGCGGAACTTTACTTGCAGGTTATCAAAATGGGGCAATCCATGTTGGAGAAGAAATGGTCGATGAGCCGTTACATTTCCAAGGCGGTCTTACTAAACGCTCTTACTTCAACCAAGACGGCAAAGTAAGAATCAATGATAAAGAAGCGTTAATGCATTCATCAAACGTTTACATGTTTAAAACTGCTTTAAAATTAGCGAAAGATCCATATCATTATAATATGCCACTTCCAAATAATATTGCGGATGCAGGTCAAAAATTGAGAAAAGGTTTAAATCAAGTCGGATTAGGTGTTAAAACTGGCATTGATTTACCAAATGAAGTAGCTGGACAAATTGAAAAACTAGATACAAATAGCGGTAATTATTTAGATTTAGCAATAGGACAATACGATACCTATTCACCGCTCCAACTTTCTCAATATGTATCAACAATTGCTAACAATGGTTATCGTATTCAACCGCATGTCGGTTTAGAAATCAGAAAAGCAACAAATAAAGATAATTTAGGACCTGTGAAACATAAAATAAAAGGCAATGTATTAAATAGAGTTAATAACACGCCTGACCAAATTAAGGAAGTTCAAGGCGGATTCGATATGGCATTCAATAAAGTCCCAGGTACCGGATATCAAAGTTTCCATAATACCGTAGTTCCTTCAGCTGGTAAAACAGGTACCGCAGAGGTATTTCAAAATGGAGAGCCAAGAGTTAATTCAACATATATTGGTTATGCTCCTAAAGATGACCCTCAACTTTCATTCTCTATAGTTTATACTAACCAACCTGTTCCAGAACCTTGGTTGCAAGGTGGAGACCTTGGTAGAGATGTTATCAATTATTATTTTAAAGATAAAAAATAA
- a CDS encoding superoxide dismutase: MAFELPNLPYEFDALEPYIDKETMEIHHDKHHNTYVTKLNAAIEGTDLENKSIEEIVANLDSVPSDIQTAVRNNGGGHLNHSLFWQLLTPNSEEKGTVIDKIKEEWGSLDKFKDEFAKKAAGQFGSGWAWLVVDKNGKLEIVSTPNQDNPITEGKTPILGLDVWEHAYYLKYQNKRPDYIDAFWNVVNWNKVDELYEAATK, from the coding sequence ATGGCTTTTGAATTACCAAATTTACCATACGAGTTTGATGCATTGGAACCATATATCGACAAAGAAACAATGGAAATCCATCATGACAAACACCATAACACTTATGTAACAAAATTAAATGCAGCAATCGAAGGTACTGATTTAGAAAACAAATCAATCGAAGAAATCGTTGCTAATTTAGACAGCGTACCATCAGACATCCAAACTGCAGTTCGTAATAATGGTGGGGGACACTTAAACCATTCATTATTCTGGCAACTTCTTACACCTAATTCTGAAGAAAAAGGTACTGTAATTGATAAAATTAAAGAAGAATGGGGTTCATTAGATAAATTCAAAGATGAATTTGCTAAAAAAGCTGCTGGACAATTTGGTTCAGGTTGGGCATGGCTAGTTGTAGATAAAAACGGTAAATTAGAAATCGTTTCTACTCCTAACCAAGACAATCCTATTACAGAAGGCAAAACTCCTATTTTAGGCTTAGATGTTTGGGAACATGCTTATTACCTTAAATATCAAAATAAACGTCCAGATTATATTGATGCATTCTGGAATGTTGTTAACTGGAATAAAGTTGACGAACTTTATGAAGCTGCAACAAAATAA
- a CDS encoding Fur family transcriptional regulator — MNTTDAIKILKDEGHKYTDKRKMIIDIFVNEDKYISAKAIQQRMDSKFPGISFDTIYRNLYLFKDLGIIENTELDGEMKFRIACAHHHHHHFICEVCGETKIIDHCPMEAIQAQLPGVLIHTHKLEVYGICENCQ, encoded by the coding sequence ATGAATACGACTGACGCTATTAAAATTTTAAAAGACGAAGGTCATAAATATACAGATAAACGAAAAATGATTATTGATATATTTGTAAATGAAGATAAATATATCAGTGCGAAAGCCATTCAACAACGTATGGACTCAAAATTTCCAGGTATTTCGTTTGATACAATTTATAGAAATCTTTATTTATTTAAAGATCTTGGAATTATTGAAAATACAGAATTAGATGGCGAAATGAAATTCCGTATTGCATGTGCGCATCATCACCACCACCACTTTATTTGTGAAGTATGTGGAGAAACTAAAATTATTGATCATTGTCCGATGGAAGCAATTCAAGCACAATTGCCAGGAGTTTTAATACACACTCATAAATTAGAAGTATATGGCATTTGCGAAAACTGCCAATAA
- a CDS encoding metal ABC transporter permease — protein sequence MIDALLNFDFMRYSLISGILIGFIAPFIGAFIVVRRLSLIADALSHVTLGGISFGMLLTTLSPIFASINPMWGGILFAVVGALLIEKLRTSYKNYQEIAIPIIMSAGIGLSAIFISLADGFNQELVALLFGSISAVSLSDMITVVIIAIIVMVFIFSFYKELFILSFDEEYSRVIGIPKWIQFLFIVIVAMVVSASMRVVGILLVSALMTLPVAIAMRITKGFKQLIILSIILGELSVIGGLIIAFYLNLSPGGVIVVLLVLILVATMSIQTLRVKVKKRS from the coding sequence ATGATTGATGCATTATTAAACTTTGATTTTATGAGGTACTCTCTTATCAGCGGTATTCTTATCGGCTTTATCGCACCCTTTATAGGTGCTTTTATTGTGGTGCGTAGATTGTCGTTAATTGCAGACGCTTTAAGTCACGTAACTTTAGGCGGTATTTCATTCGGAATGCTGCTGACCACTCTGTCACCGATTTTTGCTTCTATCAACCCTATGTGGGGTGGTATACTTTTTGCAGTAGTGGGTGCATTATTAATTGAAAAATTGCGTACTTCATATAAAAATTATCAAGAAATCGCTATCCCGATTATTATGAGTGCAGGAATAGGTTTAAGTGCGATATTTATATCCTTAGCTGATGGATTCAATCAAGAATTAGTTGCTTTGCTATTTGGTTCTATCAGTGCTGTTTCGTTGAGTGATATGATTACTGTAGTTATCATAGCTATTATAGTAATGGTATTTATTTTTTCTTTTTATAAAGAGTTATTTATTCTTTCTTTTGATGAAGAATACAGTAGAGTTATCGGAATACCAAAATGGATTCAGTTCTTATTTATAGTCATAGTTGCTATGGTAGTTTCAGCTTCTATGCGAGTAGTAGGAATACTCTTAGTAAGCGCGCTCATGACACTACCCGTTGCAATTGCTATGAGAATTACTAAAGGATTTAAGCAACTTATTATTTTAAGTATAATATTAGGTGAACTTTCAGTAATCGGTGGATTAATAATTGCTTTTTATCTCAACTTATCGCCAGGCGGTGTTATTGTAGTCTTATTAGTATTGATATTAGTAGCCACAATGTCAATTCAAACATTGCGTGTGAAAGTTAAAAAAAGGAGTTAA
- a CDS encoding metal ABC transporter ATP-binding protein translates to MTTPVFELKNINYHFDTKKVLENINIKIYKGDFLAIVGPNGAGKSTLLKVMLGLLPLQTGEMYIDGIKYQRKASDLKISYVSQKASAFNAGFPASVKEVVLSGLTKQKHLFQWFNKKDVQKVKDILKRLNIEFLLHKNIAELSGGQQQRVLIARALISDPSVLILDEPTNGIDAKHVSEFYETLEQLKQEGVTIILVTHDIGVVVDTATQVACLNKHLHFHGSAKEFKSLDQVEISKIYGYPIKFVDHQHERECCN, encoded by the coding sequence ATGACAACTCCTGTATTTGAATTGAAAAATATCAATTACCATTTTGATACAAAAAAAGTATTAGAAAATATTAATATTAAAATTTATAAAGGTGACTTCTTAGCAATTGTAGGGCCAAATGGCGCAGGTAAATCTACATTACTTAAAGTTATGCTGGGATTATTACCTCTACAAACAGGCGAGATGTACATAGATGGTATTAAATATCAAAGAAAAGCTTCTGATTTAAAAATCAGTTATGTTTCTCAAAAAGCTTCTGCTTTTAATGCTGGATTTCCAGCCAGCGTTAAAGAAGTAGTTCTAAGCGGTCTAACTAAACAAAAACACTTGTTTCAATGGTTTAATAAGAAAGATGTGCAGAAGGTTAAAGATATATTGAAACGCTTAAACATCGAATTTCTGCTTCATAAAAATATCGCTGAATTATCAGGGGGACAGCAGCAGCGTGTGTTAATTGCCCGTGCGCTTATTTCGGATCCGTCTGTCCTCATACTAGATGAACCGACTAACGGCATTGATGCAAAACATGTAAGCGAGTTTTATGAAACATTAGAACAATTGAAACAAGAGGGTGTAACCATAATTTTAGTTACACATGATATCGGAGTTGTAGTTGATACAGCGACACAAGTTGCATGTTTAAATAAACATTTGCATTTCCACGGTTCTGCAAAAGAATTTAAATCATTAGATCAAGTTGAGATTTCTAAGATTTACGGCTATCCTATTAAATTTGTGGACCATCAACACGAAAGGGAGTGCTGTAACTAA
- a CDS encoding deoxyribonuclease IV produces the protein MLIGSHVSMNGKKMLQGSAEEAHRLNEKTFMIYTGAPQNTRRKAIEDLNIEAGHEAMKEYGLSNIVVHAPYIINIANTQKPHVFELGVDFLQKEIERTEAIGAKDIVLHPGSHVGAGSEAGIKKIIEGLNEVLTNENDVRIALETMAGKGSEVGRTFEELAQIIDGVNHNERLSICFDTCHTHDAGYKVKDDFDSVLEEFDKIIGLDRIKVLHLNDSKNEIGAHKDRHENIGFGHIGFDALNYIVHHEVFEDIPKILETPFVGEDKKNKRPPYKHEIEMLESQTFNPNMKEIIMAE, from the coding sequence GTGTTAATAGGTTCTCACGTTTCCATGAATGGCAAAAAAATGTTGCAAGGTTCTGCAGAAGAAGCACATCGTTTAAATGAAAAAACATTTATGATATATACAGGCGCTCCTCAAAATACGCGTCGTAAAGCAATTGAAGATTTAAATATCGAAGCTGGACATGAAGCAATGAAAGAATATGGCTTATCAAACATAGTTGTCCATGCGCCTTATATCATTAATATTGCTAATACTCAAAAGCCGCATGTATTTGAGCTAGGCGTAGACTTTTTACAAAAAGAAATTGAACGTACTGAAGCAATCGGAGCTAAAGATATTGTTTTACATCCTGGTTCGCATGTTGGTGCAGGTTCAGAAGCAGGAATCAAAAAAATTATCGAAGGACTTAATGAAGTATTAACAAATGAAAATGATGTACGTATTGCATTAGAAACGATGGCTGGTAAAGGTTCAGAAGTCGGAAGAACTTTCGAAGAACTTGCACAAATCATAGATGGCGTAAACCATAACGAACGGCTTTCTATTTGTTTTGATACATGTCATACGCATGACGCTGGTTATAAAGTTAAAGATGATTTTGATTCTGTTTTAGAAGAATTCGATAAAATAATAGGATTAGATAGAATCAAAGTGTTGCATTTGAATGACAGTAAAAATGAAATAGGCGCTCATAAAGACCGCCATGAAAATATTGGTTTTGGCCATATCGGATTTGATGCTTTAAACTACATCGTACATCATGAAGTGTTTGAAGATATTCCGAAAATCTTAGAGACACCATTCGTAGGAGAAGATAAAAAAAATAAGCGACCTCCGTATAAACACGAAATCGAAATGTTAGAATCCCAAACATTTAATCCTAATATGAAAGAGATCATTATGGCTGAATAA